From a region of the Paralichthys olivaceus isolate ysfri-2021 chromosome 4, ASM2471397v2, whole genome shotgun sequence genome:
- the LOC109637041 gene encoding heat shock protein beta-1 isoform X2 produces MSEQAKTELSCGAYGSGGPWYPLRKWWPSSRLFNQDVGLPPLLEPGDPWWMNVDWLQRSLAASAWPAYAAAPLFVPYISGSMHHPGQKISQEQCTWRVGLDLAHFSPTEISLSVKDGFLEVGGRHEERRDEHGFIARCFTRKYRLPAEIDATKITSTLSVDGILTVEAPVPETSVPAAIIIPIKVEVEVAATGEEEEKHEEEETPETEPDSSREPEAPEVQSAEDPVEEGSAAEVHVDQADPGSATAEPQQDDEREQEDTHEKPAGESNPSVSADGNGTESLQDSSKQDEAMGHQEIPDTDASKQPEHKEPAVGGEIQVMSGSAEEITQPEELEPGKSPLSEVPSQELEAPDTKQEQTE; encoded by the exons ATGAGTGAACAGGCCAAAACAGAGCTGTCATGTGGGGCGTATGGCAGCGGTGGCCCCTGGTACCCCCTGAGAAAATGGTGGCCGTCCAGCCGGCTTTTCAATCAGGACGTTGGCCTGCCGCCTCTCCTGGAGCCGGGGGACCCTTGGTGGATGAATGTGGACTGGCTCCAGAGGAGTTTGGCAGCCTCTGCTTGGCCGGCGTACGCGGCCGCTCCACTGTTTGTGCCTTACATCTCTGGGTCGATGCATCATCCCGGCCAGAAGATTAGCCAGGAGCAGTGCACGTGGAGGGTCGGCCTGGACCTGGCTCACTTCTCCCCCACCGAGATTTCTCTCAGCGTCAAAGATGGATTCCTGGAGGTTGGAG GGAGACACGAGGAGCGGCGAGACGAGCATGGATTTATTGCCAGATGTTTTACACGGAAATACAG GCTCCCGGCTGAAATTGATGCAACTAAAATCACGTCCACACTTTCTGTGGACGGTATCCTGACGGTGGAGGCTCCGGTCCCTGAAACCTCTGTTCCTGCTGCCATTATCATCCCTATAAAG gtggaggtggaggtggcagctaccggagaggaggaggaaaaacacgAGGAGGAAGAAACCCCTGAAACAGAgccagacagcagcagagagccaGAGGCCCCAGAGGTTCAGTCTGCGGAGGATCCTGTGGAGGAGGGTTCTGCAGCAGAGGTCCACGTTGACCAGGCCGACCCTGGCAGTGCCACAGCAGAGCCTCAGCAGGACGACGAGAGGGAACAGGAGGACACCCATGAAAAGCCAGCTGGAGAGTCCAACCCTTCAGTGTCAGCAGATGGCAACGGCACAGAGAGTCTTCAAGATTCCTCTAAGCAGGATGAAGCCATGGGACACCAGGAAATCCCTGATACAGACGCGTCCAAACAGCCGGAACACAAAGAACCAGCCGTGGGTGGAGAGATCCAGGTAATGTCGGGCTCAGCAGAGGAGATCACCCAGCCCGAGGAGCTGGAGCCGGGCAAAAGTCCACTGAGCGAGGTCCCGAGCCAGGAGCTGGAGGCTCCCGACACAAAACAAGAGCAGACCGAGTAG
- the LOC109637041 gene encoding heat shock protein beta-1 isoform X1: MSEQAKTELSCGAYGSGGPWYPLRKWWPSSRLFNQDVGLPPLLEPGDPWWMNVDWLQRSLAASAWPAYAAAPLFVPYISGSMHHPGQKISQEQCTWRVGLDLAHFSPTEISLSVKDGFLEVGGRHEERRDEHGFIARCFTRKYRLPAEIDATKITSTLSVDGILTVEAPVPETSVPAAIIIPIKVEVEVEVAATGEEEEKHEEEETPETEPDSSREPEAPEVQSAEDPVEEGSAAEVHVDQADPGSATAEPQQDDEREQEDTHEKPAGESNPSVSADGNGTESLQDSSKQDEAMGHQEIPDTDASKQPEHKEPAVGGEIQVMSGSAEEITQPEELEPGKSPLSEVPSQELEAPDTKQEQTE, encoded by the exons ATGAGTGAACAGGCCAAAACAGAGCTGTCATGTGGGGCGTATGGCAGCGGTGGCCCCTGGTACCCCCTGAGAAAATGGTGGCCGTCCAGCCGGCTTTTCAATCAGGACGTTGGCCTGCCGCCTCTCCTGGAGCCGGGGGACCCTTGGTGGATGAATGTGGACTGGCTCCAGAGGAGTTTGGCAGCCTCTGCTTGGCCGGCGTACGCGGCCGCTCCACTGTTTGTGCCTTACATCTCTGGGTCGATGCATCATCCCGGCCAGAAGATTAGCCAGGAGCAGTGCACGTGGAGGGTCGGCCTGGACCTGGCTCACTTCTCCCCCACCGAGATTTCTCTCAGCGTCAAAGATGGATTCCTGGAGGTTGGAG GGAGACACGAGGAGCGGCGAGACGAGCATGGATTTATTGCCAGATGTTTTACACGGAAATACAG GCTCCCGGCTGAAATTGATGCAACTAAAATCACGTCCACACTTTCTGTGGACGGTATCCTGACGGTGGAGGCTCCGGTCCCTGAAACCTCTGTTCCTGCTGCCATTATCATCCCTATAAAG gtggaggtggaggtggaggtggcagctaccggagaggaggaggaaaaacacgAGGAGGAAGAAACCCCTGAAACAGAgccagacagcagcagagagccaGAGGCCCCAGAGGTTCAGTCTGCGGAGGATCCTGTGGAGGAGGGTTCTGCAGCAGAGGTCCACGTTGACCAGGCCGACCCTGGCAGTGCCACAGCAGAGCCTCAGCAGGACGACGAGAGGGAACAGGAGGACACCCATGAAAAGCCAGCTGGAGAGTCCAACCCTTCAGTGTCAGCAGATGGCAACGGCACAGAGAGTCTTCAAGATTCCTCTAAGCAGGATGAAGCCATGGGACACCAGGAAATCCCTGATACAGACGCGTCCAAACAGCCGGAACACAAAGAACCAGCCGTGGGTGGAGAGATCCAGGTAATGTCGGGCTCAGCAGAGGAGATCACCCAGCCCGAGGAGCTGGAGCCGGGCAAAAGTCCACTGAGCGAGGTCCCGAGCCAGGAGCTGGAGGCTCCCGACACAAAACAAGAGCAGACCGAGTAG